In Edaphobacter paludis, a single window of DNA contains:
- a CDS encoding rhodanese-like domain-containing protein translates to MRIRSNRFATALCVAILLCSASWVAYAQSGRASGIPAADLIQPSELAQTLKSPTEEKPLVLQVGSHILFAEAHIPGAEYAGAAAQEEGLRALKDRASKLDRARFVVIYCGCCPWSKCPNIWPAYQQMKALGFTHLKVLYVADNFGTDWVDKGYPVAKGR, encoded by the coding sequence ATGAGGATTCGTTCGAATCGATTTGCAACTGCTTTGTGCGTGGCGATTTTACTTTGCTCGGCGTCGTGGGTGGCCTACGCGCAGTCCGGCAGGGCGTCTGGGATTCCGGCGGCGGATCTTATACAGCCTTCGGAACTTGCGCAGACGCTGAAGTCTCCGACCGAAGAGAAGCCTCTTGTTCTGCAGGTAGGCTCCCACATTTTGTTTGCGGAGGCACATATTCCGGGAGCGGAGTATGCGGGCGCTGCCGCGCAGGAAGAGGGGCTGCGGGCTCTGAAGGATCGGGCGAGCAAGCTGGACCGAGCCAGGTTCGTGGTGATCTATTGCGGATGCTGCCCCTGGAGCAAGTGCCCGAACATCTGGCCGGCTTACCAGCAGATGAAGGCTCTCGGCTTCACTCACCTGAAGGTCTTGTACGTGGCCGATAACTTTGGAACCGATTGGGTAGACAAGGGTTACCCGGTCGCAAAGGGACGATAG
- a CDS encoding TlpA disulfide reductase family protein, which translates to MAAADLGMTCRRWIAGCLVLTGVLAGAARLSPVEAQAQALTAQKAAPSFIRTDLNGERVELSAYRGKVVLLNFWATWCAPCLAEMPVFAAWQRQYGGRGLQVIGVSMDDDAAPVRRLYQKYRLNYPVVMGDENLGELYGGVLGLPVSYLIDSKGKIVKRYEGSVDLKQFEGRLQRLLPK; encoded by the coding sequence ATGGCTGCTGCTGATTTGGGTATGACCTGCCGGAGATGGATCGCGGGTTGTCTTGTATTGACGGGCGTCCTTGCAGGCGCGGCGCGATTGTCGCCGGTGGAGGCGCAAGCGCAGGCTCTGACGGCACAGAAGGCTGCGCCTTCCTTTATACGCACGGATTTGAATGGAGAGAGAGTCGAGCTTTCTGCGTATCGGGGTAAGGTGGTGCTGCTGAACTTCTGGGCAACGTGGTGTGCGCCGTGTCTGGCTGAGATGCCGGTCTTCGCCGCTTGGCAGAGGCAGTACGGCGGCCGAGGTTTGCAGGTGATTGGGGTGTCGATGGATGACGATGCTGCACCCGTGCGCAGGCTCTACCAGAAGTACAGGTTGAACTACCCGGTGGTGATGGGAGATGAGAACTTGGGGGAGCTTTACGGCGGCGTTCTCGGTTTGCCGGTGTCGTACCTGATCGACAGTAAGGGAAAGATCGTTAAAAGGTACGAGGGGAGCGTCGATTTGAAGCAGTTCGAGGGTAGGCTTCAGCGACTCTTACCAAAATAG
- a CDS encoding zinc ribbon domain-containing protein produces the protein MICQTCGNQVTAEVRFCPQCGAPVVVAAAPVPPPPIPPAYPPPYPPVYATRAPRVQRNLQMLGILWCAFGGYRIITGLIGIFIMRVITFRSFGDWGWGGPFHGAPWMVALLPLIAVVSVVTAFLAFLVGFSLLRRKPWGRVLGIVVAILALLKFPIGTALGIYTLWVLAPAESGMEYEAIADRT, from the coding sequence ATGATCTGTCAGACATGTGGTAACCAGGTCACGGCGGAGGTCCGCTTCTGCCCCCAATGCGGCGCTCCAGTCGTAGTTGCTGCTGCTCCGGTCCCGCCGCCGCCCATTCCCCCGGCCTATCCCCCGCCGTATCCCCCTGTGTATGCAACGCGCGCGCCGCGTGTCCAGCGAAACCTGCAGATGCTCGGCATTCTGTGGTGCGCCTTCGGAGGCTACCGGATCATCACCGGGCTGATCGGGATCTTCATTATGCGAGTCATAACATTCCGAAGCTTTGGCGACTGGGGTTGGGGCGGCCCCTTCCACGGTGCTCCCTGGATGGTCGCTCTATTACCGCTCATCGCCGTGGTTTCGGTCGTGACCGCGTTCCTGGCCTTCCTCGTCGGCTTCAGCCTGCTCCGGCGCAAGCCCTGGGGACGTGTACTCGGAATCGTCGTCGCCATCCTTGCCCTGTTGAAGTTCCCCATCGGCACGGCGCTGGGCATCTACACACTCTGGGTGCTGGCCCCGGCAGAGTCGGGAATGGAGTACGAAGCCATCGCCGACCGTACCTGA